Proteins co-encoded in one Papaver somniferum cultivar HN1 chromosome 5, ASM357369v1, whole genome shotgun sequence genomic window:
- the LOC113279056 gene encoding serine carboxypeptidase-like 46: MKLSMLFLQNIILFYFLFIVFLCYHSSSELITSLAGQPINVSFRQHSVYIVTDAQQGRALFYYFVKANSVDPLSRPLTLWLNGGPGCSSLGFGAFMEHGPFQSDKNGFLINNKYSWNLESNMLYVESPIGVGYSYSNTSSNYILWNGTTTAEDNAKFIVNWLEEFPEFKDLDLYLTGESYAGHYIPQLTALLLEYNKQPNIKPINLKAIALGNPLLDLDISVDAADYLWSPGAISDATLKLERTVCNDSRFLREYVHEIWTQECNDVFNIVGNEIGVDIICPTPAYFDLLTAAHTGDLDRFRNGRGSLAFAAAGGRLDVCRYLLKELSVNINVTDHHDVAPLSYAAINGHLEIVNYLLEEGADADGGKVSAKTPLQYALLGASEGNLTVYILARW; encoded by the exons ATGAAGTTGTCTATGTTATTCTTGCAAAACATCATCTTGTTTTATTTCTTATTTATCGTTTTCTTGTGTTACCATTCTTCCAGTGAATTGATAACTAGCTTGGCAGGACAACCCATAAATGTTTCATTTAGACAACATTCTGTTTACATAGTAACCGATGCTCAACAAGGCCGagctttgttttattatttcgtCAAAGCCAACTCAGTTGATCCACTTTCACGTCCCCTCACCTTGTGGCTTAATGGAG GTCCTGGTTGTTCTTCTCTTGGTTTCGGTGCGTTCATGGAACATGGTCCGTTTCAATCAGACAAGAACGGATTCCTAATCAACAACAAATATTCATGGAATTTGG AATCGAACATGTTATATGTGGAATCGCCAATTGGTGTTGGATATTCGTACTCGAATACAAGCTCAAATTACATACTTTGGAACGGTACTACAACCG CTGAAGACAATGCAAAGTTTATTGTAAATTGGTTGGAAGAATTTCCAGAATTTAAAGATTTAGATTTGTATTTGACTGGGGAGAGCTACGCAG GGCATTACATCCCACAGCTTACAGCATTGTTGCTGGAGTATAACAAGCAACCAAACATCAAACCAATCAACCTGAAAGCCATTGCT CTTGGAAATCCACTTCTAGACTTGGACATAAGCGTTGACGCTGCTGATTACTTATGGTCTCCCGGAGCTATATCAGATGCAACCTTAAAGCTGGAAAGG ACGGTTTGTAATGATTCTAGGTTCCTTAGAGAGTATGTTCATGAGATATGGACTCAGGAATGTAATGATGTTTTCAATATAGTTGGAAATGAAATTGGTGTTGATATTATCT GCCCTACGCCAGCTTATTTTGACCTTCTTACTGCTGCGCATACAGGGGACCTTGATCGTTTTAGGA ATGGAAGAGGATCTCttgcttttgctgctgctggaGGAAGATTGGATGTCTGTAGATACTTGCTTAAAGAGTTGTCCGTTAATATTAATGTGACAGATCATCATG ATGTAGCTCCCTTATCTTATGCAGCTATTAATGGACATCTAGAAATTGTCAACTATCTTCTTGAGGAGGGGGCTGATGCTGATGGTGGTAAAGTTTCAGCTAAAACCCCGTTGCAGTATGCTTTGTTGGGAG CAAGTGAAGGCAATTTAACGGTGTATATTCTCGCTCGATGGTAG
- the LOC113277426 gene encoding ankyrin-1-like codes for MILELLLDNGANLTQTPLPYAALLGQVAAVGVLLKWGLDPDGGPNSISPLVAAIISNSVDIVNMLLEAKACPDKQSRGFVPLTFAAHYGLTNIVKSLVKANANTSVTDKDKMTALEIAAAAGNREMVKDLLPVTDLISKYPDCWTTDGLINLFDSVEDYDAGV; via the exons ATGATACTAGAACTGTTACTTGATAATGGTGCGAATTTAACTCAGACACCCTTGCCATATGCTGCTCTTCTTGGCCAGGTTGCTGCTGTtggagttttgttgaaatgggGTTTAGAT CCTGATGGAGGGCCCAACTCGATTTCACCGCTAGTAGCAGCTATTATTAGCAATTCAGTGGACATCGTAAATATGTTACTAGAG GCAAAAGCTTGTCCAGATAAGCAATCACGTGGATTTGTCCCTTTGACTTTTGCCGCGCATTATGGGCTGACAAATATAGTCAAAAGCTTAGTAAAAGCTAATGCTAATACAAGTGTTACTGATAAG GATAAGATGACCGCATTAGAAATTGCTGCTGCAGCGGGTAATAGAGAAATGGTTAAGGATCTACTTCCCGTGACTGATCTCATTTCAAAATATCCGGACTGTTGGACTACGGATGGACTTATCAATCTTTTTGATTCTGTGGAAGACTATGATGCAGGGGTATAA